Proteins encoded within one genomic window of Kibdelosporangium phytohabitans:
- a CDS encoding ABC transporter permease — protein MVEPRALVAEVTRLVLRRLAFAVPVLLVVSFGLFLLAKASPFDPVERYFGVRIIGADPERVAQIRENWGVDRPVVEQYTAWLGHAVTGDFGDSLSLQQPVSQVIGDRLGWSTLLLAVSFTLALLLGLALGTLAAWRQGGWLDRAITSGAYVLEAAPVFWLGLGALFVFAQQLQWLPGGGLTDADQALDLDQLVRHLVLPAGVLAISQAPWFALFVRQNLLEALTQDYVIGARARGLPDRTVVLGHALRTSLLPFLTLLGARLPELISGALLVETVFSWPGIAKATVDAALNVDFALLGALTLLATAAVLLGNLVADVLYALADPRVGFDG, from the coding sequence GTGGTGGAACCTCGAGCACTGGTCGCCGAAGTGACCCGGCTCGTCCTGCGGCGGCTCGCGTTCGCCGTGCCGGTGCTGCTGGTCGTCAGCTTCGGCCTGTTCCTGCTGGCGAAGGCGTCCCCGTTCGACCCGGTCGAACGCTACTTCGGGGTACGGATCATCGGCGCGGACCCCGAACGCGTCGCGCAGATCCGGGAGAACTGGGGCGTGGACAGGCCCGTGGTCGAGCAGTACACCGCGTGGCTGGGCCACGCGGTCACGGGCGACTTCGGTGACTCGTTGTCGTTGCAGCAACCGGTTTCCCAGGTGATCGGGGACCGTCTCGGCTGGTCGACGCTGCTGCTGGCGGTCAGCTTCACGCTGGCCTTGTTGCTGGGCCTGGCCCTGGGCACGCTCGCCGCGTGGCGGCAGGGCGGCTGGCTGGACCGGGCGATCACCTCCGGCGCGTACGTGCTGGAGGCGGCGCCGGTGTTCTGGCTCGGGCTCGGCGCGTTGTTCGTCTTCGCCCAGCAGCTGCAGTGGTTACCGGGTGGCGGGCTCACCGACGCCGACCAAGCGCTTGACCTCGACCAGCTGGTCCGGCACCTGGTGCTGCCCGCCGGGGTGCTGGCGATCTCCCAGGCCCCGTGGTTCGCCCTGTTCGTCCGGCAGAACCTGCTGGAAGCGCTGACGCAGGACTACGTGATCGGCGCGCGGGCACGTGGCCTGCCCGACCGGACGGTGGTCCTCGGGCACGCGCTGAGAACGTCCCTGCTGCCTTTCCTGACCTTGCTCGGCGCCCGGCTGCCGGAGCTGATCAGCGGCGCGCTGCTGGTGGAGACGGTGTTCTCGTGGCCGGGGATCGCGAAAGCCACTGTGGACGCCGCGTTGAACGTGGACTTCGCGCTGCTCGGCGCGCTCACGCTGCTGGCGACCGCGGCCGTGCTGCTGGGCAACCTGGTCGCGGACGTGCTGTACGCGCTGGCCGATCCGAGGGTGGGGTTCGATGGCTGA
- a CDS encoding ABC transporter ATP-binding protein, producing the protein MVTLTVEELSVRFTLPDAVVAAVSDVSFSLVPGECLALVGESGCGKSVLASALLGFLPGNAEVAGRAMLGPLDLLTATDDVLSREVRGRQIGLVPQSPAAHLTPVRTARSQLEEALRHLHPAESRPAADFVAARAGLSPADLDLYPHQLSGGMAQRVATALALAGDPWLIIADEPTTGLDRALVDALVAELRLLVADGRAVLLITHDLAAARRVADRIAVMYAGRLIEVGPGAEVLDAPRHPYARGLVDALPDRAFTPIRGLPPVLTELPPGCAFSPRCDRVAEECADRPPLTEDHGHAVACHNPC; encoded by the coding sequence ATGGTGACACTGACCGTCGAGGAGCTGTCCGTCCGGTTCACGCTGCCCGATGCCGTGGTCGCCGCGGTCAGCGACGTGTCCTTCTCACTGGTACCAGGGGAATGCCTCGCCCTGGTCGGCGAAAGCGGCTGCGGCAAGTCGGTTCTGGCCAGTGCGCTGCTCGGTTTCCTGCCCGGCAACGCGGAAGTCGCGGGCAGGGCCATGCTCGGACCGCTGGACCTGCTCACCGCGACCGACGACGTGCTCAGCCGGGAAGTCCGCGGCAGGCAGATCGGTCTCGTCCCGCAAAGCCCGGCAGCGCACCTGACGCCGGTTCGGACCGCGCGTTCACAACTGGAAGAGGCGCTGCGGCACCTGCATCCCGCCGAGTCACGCCCGGCCGCGGACTTCGTGGCCGCCCGAGCCGGGCTCAGCCCAGCCGACCTGGACCTCTACCCGCATCAACTGTCCGGCGGCATGGCCCAGCGGGTGGCCACGGCACTGGCGCTGGCCGGTGATCCGTGGCTGATCATCGCCGACGAACCGACCACGGGCCTCGACCGCGCGTTGGTGGACGCACTGGTCGCCGAACTGCGCCTGCTCGTGGCGGACGGCCGAGCGGTGCTGCTGATCACCCACGACCTGGCCGCGGCGCGGCGCGTGGCCGACCGGATCGCGGTGATGTACGCGGGTCGCCTGATCGAAGTCGGCCCAGGCGCGGAGGTCCTGGACGCCCCGCGACACCCGTACGCCCGAGGCTTGGTCGACGCCCTGCCCGACCGCGCGTTCACCCCGATCCGAGGGCTGCCACCCGTGCTCACAGAACTGCCACCGGGCTGCGCGTTCTCGCCGCGCTGCGACCGCGTGGCCGAGGAATGCGCCGACCGTCCACCGTTGACCGAAGACCACGGTCACGCCGTCGCCTGCCACAACCCATGCTGA
- a CDS encoding ABC transporter permease has protein sequence MADTSWRRVARSRIAVAAAPGSPRTRLLASVFILGVLLVAVIVVPLVVNLNQQLVDLAAANRPPSPTYPFGTDELGRDVLLRTVYGLRVSLLVGIVAAVVSTVLGTLIGVLAGAAGGWVDRLLMRVVDTVASVPHLLLGVVIVAVMGPSLTSVVVSISLTHWLSSARIVRSEILSLRGRPFIDAAIVGGSSRVRVMTRHLLPNVAPQVLLATTLMIPHAVWHETALSFLGLGMPPHMASIGNMINDARRSLLTGGWWMSLAPGLVLVIATLAISGLSGVWRDRLNPRRRSELTW, from the coding sequence ATGGCTGACACTTCGTGGCGGCGGGTCGCGCGCTCACGGATCGCGGTCGCCGCGGCGCCGGGATCACCGCGAACCCGGCTGCTGGCCTCGGTGTTCATCCTGGGTGTGCTGCTGGTGGCGGTGATCGTGGTCCCGCTCGTGGTCAACCTCAACCAGCAGCTCGTCGACCTCGCGGCGGCCAACCGCCCACCGAGTCCCACGTACCCGTTCGGCACGGACGAACTGGGCCGTGACGTGCTGCTGCGCACGGTATACGGCCTGCGCGTCTCGTTGCTGGTCGGCATCGTGGCCGCGGTGGTGTCGACGGTTCTCGGCACACTCATCGGCGTACTCGCCGGTGCGGCGGGCGGCTGGGTGGACCGGCTGCTGATGCGCGTGGTGGACACGGTTGCGTCCGTGCCGCACCTGCTGCTGGGTGTCGTGATCGTGGCCGTGATGGGCCCGAGCCTGACGTCCGTGGTCGTGTCGATCTCGCTCACGCACTGGCTGTCGTCGGCGCGGATCGTCCGCTCGGAGATCCTTTCGTTGCGCGGCAGGCCGTTCATCGATGCCGCGATCGTGGGCGGTTCGTCGCGGGTGCGTGTGATGACCCGGCACCTGCTGCCCAACGTCGCCCCGCAGGTGTTGCTGGCGACCACGTTGATGATCCCGCACGCGGTGTGGCACGAGACCGCGTTGTCCTTCCTCGGCCTGGGCATGCCACCGCACATGGCCAGCATCGGCAACATGATCAACGACGCCAGGCGGTCGCTGCTGACCGGCGGCTGGTGGATGTCGCTGGCACCGGGCCTGGTCCTGGTGATCGCGACGCTGGCGATCTCCGGGCTGAGCGGGGTGTGGCGGGACCGGCTCAACCCACGACGCCGCTCGGAGCTGACATGGTGA
- a CDS encoding ABC transporter ATP-binding protein: protein MLTATGITAGYHPRRPVITDIDLAVEPGKTVGLAGPSGSGKSTLAKVMSLLHKPFSGTVSVDGTVVSGFRYRAPRQHRIRIGVLFQQPRLSVDPRMTLRQVIAEPSRANGLPDRADELAEMVALTGDLLGRRAHEVSDGQLQRACLARALALRPAYLVCDEMTTMLDASTTAALVGLIRGYQRETGAGVLAVSHDFVLLERWADSVRLIGS, encoded by the coding sequence ATGCTGACCGCGACGGGGATCACGGCCGGATATCACCCGCGCCGCCCGGTGATCACGGACATCGACCTGGCCGTCGAACCAGGGAAGACCGTCGGCCTCGCGGGGCCCAGCGGAAGTGGCAAATCAACCCTGGCCAAGGTCATGTCTTTGCTGCACAAGCCATTCAGCGGGACGGTCAGTGTTGACGGGACCGTGGTGAGTGGCTTCCGTTACCGGGCGCCGCGGCAGCACAGGATTCGAATCGGTGTGCTGTTCCAGCAGCCCAGGTTGTCGGTTGATCCACGGATGACTTTGCGGCAGGTGATCGCCGAACCTTCTCGTGCCAACGGTCTTCCTGATCGGGCTGACGAGCTGGCTGAAATGGTTGCGCTGACAGGGGATCTGCTGGGCCGGCGCGCTCACGAGGTCAGCGACGGTCAGTTGCAACGAGCTTGCCTGGCTCGTGCTCTGGCTCTGCGGCCCGCTTATCTGGTTTGTGACGAGATGACGACCATGCTGGATGCTTCGACCACCGCTGCTTTGGTTGGCTTGATCCGGGGGTATCAGCGGGAGACCGGTGCTGGTGTTTTGGCTGTTTCGCATGATTTCGTTTTGTTGGAGCGGTGGGCTGACAGTGTTCGGCTGATCGGTTCTTAG